CGCCAGTCGTGGCGGCAACCCGGACGAAGTCGAGGTCTACCTGGCCTATCAGACCGGATTGGCAGAGCGCCTCGACTTGCCCTGGCAATCGAAGGGCATGCTGTACCGGCCGGTCTCCGGCGTCACTGACGCAATGATCGATCAAGCCTATGACACAGTGCTGGCCTTGAGCGAAGGCGATGGTCTGGTCGATCGAATGCTCGAACAGGATTTCTGGCAAGACCATTTGAAGGAACGCTATGCGACCCAAATGGAAACCAACAAACATCGCTATCAGCGCCTGTCAAATCAACTCGACACCCTGCGCGATACACAACGTGAATGGGTCGAGTCGACATCGGATCTACGCCGCGCTGAATTGCGCAGTCGGCTCAGGGAATTGATGAACGATATGCCGGCGCCGGACACGGTGGTCTTTGCCGATGAGCCGTTCAGCGATGCGGTTTTCGACCGTTTGCTGGTCGACCTGGGCGACGCCGAGAAAGAACTGTCGAGGCGCTTGACCCGCGAAGCCATGAGGCACGCCGGCCAGTAAAAGCGGAGGCGTGAGTATCAGGTTGGATTGATGCAAGACGTGCTGGCCTCATCGCGGGCAAGCCCGCTCCTACAGTGACCTCGGTTGGTCGCGGATTTTGCGTACGACCATAAAACCTGTAGGAGCTGGCTTGCCAGCGATGGCGGTCTGCCTGCCAGCATCGTTGTTGAATGTACTGGCCTCATCGCGGGCAAGCCCGCTCCTACAGTGACCACGGCCGGTCGCGGATTTTGCGTACAACCACAGAGTCTGTAGGAGCTGGCTTGCCAGCGATCGCGGTCTGCCTTCCTGCATCGTTATTGAATGTACTGGCCTCATCGCGGGCAAGCCCGCTCCTACAGTGACCTCGGTTGGTCGCGGATTTTGCGTACGACCATAAAACCTGTAGGAGCTGGCTTGCCAGCGATCGCGGTCTGCCTGCCAGCATCGTTGTTGAATGTTCTGGCCTCATCGCGGACAAGCCCGCTCCTACAGTGACCTCGGTTGGTCGCGGATTTTGCGTACAGCCACAGAACCTGTAGGAGCTGGCTTGCCAGCGATGGCGGTCTGCCTGCCAGCATCGTTGTTGAATGTACTGGCCTCATCGCGGGCAAGCCCGCTCCTACAGTGACCTCGGTTGGTCGCGGATTTTGCGTACAACCACAGAATCTGTAGGAGCTGGCTTGCCAGCGATGGCGGTGTGTCAGGCAGCGGTGCTGTCTGCCCGACCTCAGATTTCCGAATCCCAGATCACCGTGACCTTGCCCTTGTAGAAGGGACCAGCACCGGGTTCCAGCATGAACTCCATCTGGCTTGGCGGTACTTCGAAGTGCAAAACACCGGGCGCCCTGTCGACGTAGAAACCCGGCTGCAAATACAGCGCATTGGCCGCGCCCGCTCGCAGACGCCTGTGCCTGACGGGTTGCCCGCTCATGTCGGTCAGGCCATTGGGCAAGGTGACATAGACCTGCAGTTCCACGGCTCGCTTGGACACCCGGTCATCGAGCATGCAATCGTAAACAGTGCCCCCCCGCTCACATTCCATGTGCATCTTGAAACGCGATGACGCCGAGATATTGAAGGTCTGGTCACGGAACAACCGTACCGGTGTACGACCCGCCTGCAACCAGCTCTGCCAGCCGCCGGCCGGGACCAACTGGACTTTCTCGCCACCCGGCGGGACATCGACCTTGAGGGTGTGTTGAACCTCGAGGTTGAAATTCAGGGTCAACACCGGACTGCTCGGCAGCATGACATCGCCGAAATCGAAATCACCGCTGGGGCCGACGGTATAGGTCAGCGAGCCCGTGTAATGACCGGCCAACATGCCCAATGGATTGGGTGTGACCAGCTCATAGGAGAAGTCCAGAAAGTCGTAACGCATCCACGGAACATTGAATTTGGCCTGTTTGACACACGCGGCTTCCACCGGTGTCTTCCAGAAAAAACCGTAGTAGTTGGTGTCGTAGTAACCCACACCACTGTAAAGGCATGGCGCCGGGGTATTCACCCAGCTCGATCCCCAGAGGAGGTTGTGCGCAAGCCTGTAATCATCGGCGCCCCCTACCAATTCCATCACATCTTCCGTCACGTACATGGAGCCCACGCCGGTAATCCGCATTTTTACCGTCTCCACCGCTCCGGATTCATGACGAACCGTCAGCTCGCGCCATTGCGCCGGCACCTTGAACGTAGCGCCCTGGCGCGGCGACGCATGGTTGGCCGGGATCGCTTGACTGGAATGGAATTGAATCGGCACTTGCAGGCTGAACGTCTGATTTAAGTCGCATTGCCCAGGGTATCGCTCGCAGTACCCACTGAGTGGCGTGGTGTTCTTGAATTGGTTGAGGTGCGGATACGCCGAATCGGGCTTGAACAGCGCGGTGATTGAAACGTCCTGGGCCAAGGCCTGGGGTATCAGCCACCACACCATCAAAAGATTCCATGACCAAAGACGCCTTGTTGAAAACAAAAAACCTGTGACGTTCATCTGTATCCATCTCCAAAGAAAACCTCCCTGTTCCTTGGGAGGGTCGATATCCACTCGACATTCAAACGCTGAAAAAACCGGCATCACGAAAAGGGATCAGGGCGCAGCAGCGCTGAAAATCAACTGAACCGTTCCGTAGTAAGTGCCCGGCTTATAGCCACCGGCCGGCACCTTCGGCTGGATTTCCAGAGCAAAGCGCCCGCCGGCCCTGGCCTGCGCCGCCGACACAACTTGGCGCGGTTTCGGATCATGGCTCAGCTCCTGACCGTTGAAGCTGACCCGCAAGTAGATGCTCTGGTCTTCACGCCCGTTGAACAGATAGGGCTCGGCGTCCAGCCGTGCTTCGATCGCACTGGTGTCGTGCTTGACGTCGAAGTTTTTGCGCAGCCCGTCGAGCCTCGACGTGTTGAGGTTCCACGGCAGGGTCTGTTCGAGATGGATCCAGTTCGTCTCGGCCGGTGTCACGTAAAAGCCCAGGGTCGGAATATCTACCTGCACCTCGAACGTGCGCTCTTCCCGTGCCGCGAAAACCTGGGCACACGTCATCACGCCCACACATAGGGCAAAGGCCGATTGCTTGATCATGTCAGTTACCTGTTGCGTGAAAAAAAGCGGCGAGTCCTCCAGCGCAACTCGCCTTTGGCGGTGTTACTGGCTGGCAATGCGCAACGCCTTTTTGTCGGCGCCTTCGATCAGGTTGAAGCGGTATTCCCGACCGGGTTTCTTCTCGAACTCGAACGACTTGCCCGCCAGCACGTGATGCTTGGTGGTCGGCTCGCACTCGGTTTCGTTCTTCAGCGAGCAGTTGCGAAACTCATCGATCACCACCACGGTGTTGCCGTTATTGCGCAGTCGATAAACACCGGCGCTGTCATCGATCACGCTGTCGAAACGGCTGTTCTTCGGGCGGACAAAAAACACCGTGCCGAAGCCGGTCATGACGTTGACCCCCGCCGACAGGTTCTCCTTGTAGGCGTCGCGCTCTTCGCTGGACACCGCGAACTCGTCTTCCTTTTCCGGTACCACCGGCACGAAGCGCACACGGAAATAGCGCTCGGTGTCACGGTCTCCCATGAGCAGCAAGCGTGTGCCCTGCATGCCTTTGGCCGGCACGATCAGACGCGCCGGGCTGGCCATCAAGCCATTCCGGCCGCTGCCATCCGCCTGCGTTGCGACCGGTATTTCGCGGTGGCTGCCATCGGCGTCGTAGATGATTTCGAGAATGTTGACCTTGACGAATGCGGTGCTATCGCCGCTGTTGTAAACGCGCTTGAGATAGGTGCTCTTGTCGCTGTCCAGATAGTCGTACACCGTTCCGACGTTGATCTGCGGACCGGCCTGAACCGCCAGAGATATCCCGCTCATACCCAACAGCAACCACAGACGTTTCATACCCTTGAACCTCATGACATTGAACACAACACAGGCGCTGTCCATCGATAGGCGGCCCATCAGATTTCCGAATCCCAGATCACGGTGACAGAGCCGGTGTACGGGCTCGCCACATTGGGTAGCCAAGGCCCAATAGATGAAACAAAAGAACGCGAGACGTTCATGTAAGCCTGACCTCCAATAACCAAATTCAACGGGGCCATTCAGCCCGCTGTCTCGGCGTTGTGGGTGGCATCCGCCAGGGTGTCTGGCGAACAGCGCAAATCACCGATCATCAGCACGTTGTTTTCACTGCGGTGTTTGTCGACATCGAGGCGGAACTGGCACAGCAACTGGTCGGCATAACGCACTTGCAGGGTCGGCGAGCCGGCGTTCATTTCCATCGAGAAGAAGCCATCGACCTCGCTGACCCCACGGCTGGCGTGGTTGATCACGTGGTGGCCCTTGAGCGGCCGCCCCTGCGGATCGAGCAGACGTCCGAGCACGGTCAGGGTTTTCATCACCCGCACCTTGCGATACTCCACACCACCCTTGTTCAGGTGATAGCGGGTACGCGCCGGTTCGATGCTGGCCGCCGGCACGTGATTGCCTTCGAAGTCGAAGCTCACCGAGCTGTTTTTGTAGGCTGTGAGCGGAATGAAATTGCGTCCCGGGCGCAAGGCTGCGCTGCCGCCACTGAGATCGTCGGCGCGCAAGGCGATACCGTCGATGTCGGACTCGACGTCAACGATCATCCCGGCGCCGCGCCCTTGGTGTTGGCTGGTCAACGCCATGCGTTGCGCGCCGACCACCAGCGTGCTGTCGAGGTTCACGCCACCGGTGAATTTGTTGTTGAACGACGAACGCTGGATAAAACCGTCGCCATTGATTTCGTCGGTACGAAAGTTCGCCAGGCTCGAAAGGCCGACGCCATAGGTGTCGGTGAGCGCGGTCACTGACACGCTTTGCAGCACGTGGTCTTGCAGGTCTTTGCGGAAACCGAGCGAGGCGTTGGTGTCACGACTGCCGTCACGGGCGGTGCGGCTGCCGATGCTGCCGGAAATCTGCTGGCCGGGGCTACCCAGGGCCATGTTGATGCTCAGGTCGACCCCGCGATTGCGCGCATCACCGCTGCTGTAGCTGCCCGGACGGTCGAACAGCGACAGGCGCCAATTGGCATCGCTGCCGAACAACTGGGTCCGTTGGGTCCAGCCGAGGTCGATGCCGACACCTTCGACGTTGCCCTCACTGTGGGATACCCGAGCATTGAGCGAATTCTTGCGGCTGATGCGGTGGTTCAGTGCCAGCGACGAGTTGCTGGTCTGGCCGGTGAATACATTGCGTTGGCGCACGCGGGTGCCGTCGGGCAGTGTTTCGTAGGTGTTGGTGGTGTCGAGCCAGCTGCGGTTGTGGCTGATCACCAGGCTGCCAGAGCCATAGTTGTACAGGCCTTGCAGGTCGGCCCCGGTGCCGTGGTCTTCGGTCTGGTAGAGGTTGGCGTAGACACTGGTGCTGTTGCCCAGGGTCCAGTCGATCGAGCTGCCGTACTGGAGTTTTTCCCGCACCTGGCGTGCCGACAGGCCAAGAATCACCCGCGGGTGCAGCAGATAGTTAATCGAGGCGCCTGCCGTGGCATCACCACTGCTTTGTTGGTCCCAGTTGCTCAGCAGTTTGCTTTCCTGGCCGGCGAACAGATTGTAGCGCCAGCGATCATCGTGGTTGCGCCAGTTGCTCGGCTTATAGATCAGTTCCTGAATGGTCGAGGTGATTTGACCGTCCTCGATCAGCCGCACTTCCACTTCGTAAATGCCGCCGGGCAATGGCCGAGTGTCGAGGGTCTGCAAACCGGCCGGGACCGACTGCGTGTTGATCAACAGGCCATCGCGGTAGATTTCCACCGACGCCTGTCGGTTGGCCGTGACATAAACCGGGTACACGCTGGGTTTTGGACTGTCGATGGCCAGGCTATCGGAGCTGCCATACATCACGCCCACGGCCGTGTCAGGGCTGGTGCCGAACGAACGAGGCTGACGCGTCAGGCCTTCGGAGTTGGGCGTGAAGTAGCCCAGGCGGAAAAAACTGCCCTCCAGTTCGCGCTGGGTGAAAAGCTCATGCACGGCGTGGTAGGTCTTGTCGTCCGGCCCACCCAGACGCGCCAGTTGAATGTTGAAGGTCTGGCTCCAGTTGCCCAGGCTGCCGCTGGCCTCCAGACCGAAACGGCCGCCGAGGTCTTGATCCTGGCCACCGTTGAGGTTGAGTTGGTTACGTACCATCAGGCCGCTGCTGCCACCTTCGGGTTGGTCGAAATAGCGTTTGGCTTCGCTGTCGCGCTCGGCATTTTCAGTGACGATCGACAGCAATGAATTTTCCAGGTTGTAGTGAACCGCCAACATTTGTTCCGGGCATTGCCCCGTGCAGGCACCCAGGGCCACGCCAGGCTTGAGGATGTCAGCCCAGGTCTGGCGTTCTGTGGCACCGAAACGGCTTTCACTGGTGTCGGTGAAGTCGAGCAACGTCACCCGGTCATCGCGGGACAACACAATCATCGCCTCGCCGAGCGGTTGCTGGTCGAGTTCGACCCGAACCGCCAAAGGAACGTCGAAGAAATGCTCCTCGAACTCTGCCGGCAAGCCTTTGGCCTGGGCCAGCAAACTTCGCGGTGTATTATCAACGGAGGTGGGCGCCGCAAATGCACTGCTACATAACAGCAACGCAAGCGCAGCCGCGATGGGCGTCATCGGGAACATGAACGAATACTCTAATAACAAAGAAGTTGAATCACGACCGGCAACTTTTAAGATTGCCGGCCGGTCACGTTACTTATGCAAGTAAGCGCTTATGACTCTTGATCAAGGAGCAGGAGGAACAGCATCGAACATCATGGTGACCGCACCGGTGTAGTCACCTGGCGCAAAGGTGGTGCCCAGCGCCTTGATATTCAGTGGGGCGCGATAGTTGACGTTCGATTCGGTTTCGCCGACCACCATTTGCGGCGTCGTAGTGAGGACGACGTTGTTGAGTGCCACTTGCAGGCCGATCTCGGAAGCGCCACCGATCAGCTTCGGCACACTTTCAAGGCTGGCGTGCACCGAGCCATTGTTGTTGCGTACGTCGAAGAAACCGTTGACCTCATCCATAGTGCCCTTGCTTGGCACGTAGTCCATTCTCTGATCCTTGTTGACCAGGTCCGGATCGACCGGCACCACGTAGAAACCATTGGTGGGTACATGAGCGACAAGGTTGATGGAATGACGGGCTTCGCCCGCGGCAAATACGGCGGAAGAACTCAATGCCAGAACAGCCAGAGGAGCAGCGAACGCGATTTTCTTGAACATCTTTCAATACCTGTCTTTAAAAAGGATTAAGTGCTGAAAGTTCATGAAGGGCAAAACCGTCACGAGCAGCTATTTGCCCAGCTGAACTTTCAACGCCGAAAGATGATCAGCCAATTTATCTGGAAAGTAAGCAGGCAAGTTCCTGCAAGTGCGTAGCCAAAGTGCTATCGACACAGAAAGAAAAAACCTGAAATACGATAAAAATCAATGTTTGACTGTAAGAGACAGACTACAAACCGCACATTATAAGCCATGAGAACGAGATACTAACGAAGTAACTTCTGTAAGACCAAGACTACATATCCCGCAATCAATGGGCGAAAACAGAACATTAGAGAGTTAACACTAATTTGAACTTGCGGCCGAGGGAAATTACGATTTTTTTTGATTGAGCACATCGATGGGAATTGCGGAGCGACCTGAAGCCTTCACTCACGAGGCTTCAGGTCCATGGCTTCAGATCACTTCGGAATCCCAGATCACCGTGACATTGCCCGACCAGGTTCGCCCGGTGCTCTCGTCCAGCATCTGTTCGACATGCTCCCGGGCCACTTCAAAGTGCAAGGTGCCCGGCTTGCGTTCGACGTAGACACCCGGTTGAAACAACTCCGTACCAGTGCCATCGAGCAGCAGTGGTCGACGCTGGACCGGTTGGCCTGCAGCATCCGTCAGGCCGCCGGGCAGACTCACGCTGATGTCCAATGGCACCTGCTGCGCAGACTCGGTGTCGCGCAACGCACAGGTATTGCCAGCGGAATACTGGCATTCGAGTTGCACCTTGAAGCGCGATGACGCCGAGACATTGAACGTCTGGTCGCGGAATAACCGCGCTGGTTTGCGTCCCTGATTCAACCAGGCTTGCCAGCCGCCCTGAGGAAGCAGTTCGACTTGATGGCCGCCCGGCGGGATTTCGACCTTGAGGGAGTGCTGGACATCCAGTTTGAAATTGAGGGTGATGGATGTGTCGTTGGGCAGCATGACATCGCCCATGTCGAAGTCACCGCCTGGCCCTACGCTGTAGGTCAATGAACCTCGATATTCCCCCGATGACATACCCAGAGGGTTGGGTGTCTTGAGTTCGTAGACGTATTCGACTGCGGAGTGCTGGAACCAGGGAATATCCTTGGTGGGCACTACGCCGCAGGCCCCTGCGCCCTCAGGAATAAGCCAAAAGAAAAACGCAAAAGCGACTCCGGCGACATTAATATCGAGACCGCTACAGGGGGGCGGCGGTGTTGTCCATGGTTTTCGCCAATAGCTGCTACCCGGCGGCGTCCAGGCACTGACTCCCGGTGGCCTCGCGATGTTCCAAGTACCACCAATTCCGGCGATGCGTACTTCAACGGTCTCTCGCTCACCTGTGCGACTGTGGACAACGTCCACTGGGCGCCAGCTTGACGGCACACTGAAGGTCGCTCCCTGCCTGGGATCGGTATGCCCGGCCGGAATCGGCTGTATAGAGCGAAATTTCAGGTCGGGCACCCGCAGACTGAAGATGCCTAATTGCGCACAACGGGCAGCGATATAGTTTGGGCACACCCCGGTCTGTGGCGTTGTGTTGACAAACCGGTTGACCAACTGGTTCGCCGGATCAGGCACGAACGTCGCGGTTATGTCTTGCTCCACTGCGCCGACAGACGAGACATGCAACCCGGCCAGCAAGCCACCCGCCAACGAGAACGCAGCCATCGTTCCTGGCGAAAAAAATAACTTCATTTTGAATTAACCTGGAATTTCAATAGGGCGAAATAAGCGCCACGCGGTTACCCCTGAGGCATCAAGGAGCGAGGGCCTCAAAAATCATATGCACACTGCCGTAATAGACTCCGGGCTTATAACCATCATCCGGCCTGACTGCCGCAATCAATAACTCCACGCGCTTTCCGGTTTTCCCATCCAGCTCCGAAATGACTTCGGCATTGTCCACTGTGAGTTTTATCCGGTTGAACATGACCTCCAGCGCAATGTTGTCGACGTCCCTGCCGTTACTGATATAAGGCTCTGCACTTAATCGCGCGACGATCCCGCCGTTAGCATTTTTCACATCGAAATATTTACGCAGGGAACTCAACTCCTGCGTTGTCAAATTCCAGTGCAATTCCTGCTCGACTCCCATCCAGCCCGGGTCTACCGGAAGCACATAAAACTCTGCAACAGGGACAGTGACCGACACTTCGAAGGTTTCGCGCTCCACCAATGCAAACGCACAAACACTGGCTAGCGTCAGACACACCATCGAGGTGACAGTGATCCATTTTTTGAACATGACCTTCACCCGCAGCTAACACTTCAATGTTGTAAAAAACTGGATTAATTGAACTGGTTACTTCAAGGAAACTTTATCCGCTCACCTGGGCGGCCTTATCCCTTGACGTCCAGATTTTGGTTTTTACTGCCTTCGACCATCGTAAAACGGTAGTGACGACCGGCCTGCTTTTCGAACTGGAAACTTCGACCCGGCAGAATGTGATGTTTGCTGGGTGGCTGGCACTCCAGTTCGTTCTTTATCGAGCAGTCTTTGAATTCCTCGATCACCACCACGCTATTGCCGTTGTTGCGGATCCGGTACTGCCCTGCATCATTCTCGATCACGCTGTCAAAGCGGGTTTCTTTTGGACGGACGAAGAACACCGTGCCATAACCGGCAAGTACGTTAACCCCGGCCGACAGGTTTTTTTTATAGTCTTCTTTCTCTTGTGCCGACACGGCGAATTCATCTTCTTTTTCCGGTACTACCGGGATATAACGCACGCGGAAGTAACGTTCTTTCTCACGCTCGCCGACGTACAGCAAACGCGAGCCCTGCATGCCGTCGGCCGGCACGATCAATCGCGCCGGGCTGGCCATCAAGCCGTCACGCGAAGTGCCGTCGGCCTGGTTGACCAAGGGTATTTCCCGGGCTTTGCCATCTGCGTCATAAATAATTTCAAGAATATTGATCTTGACGAAAGCTGTACTGTCACCACCGTTGAACACGCGTTTCAGATACGAACTTTTGTCACCATCGAGATAGTCGTAGACTACCCCGACATTAATTTGCGGAGCCGCTAGGGCGGCGTGAGAAAACATGGAAAAACCAAACAATGCCAACAGGCGTTTCATGACTTGCTACCTCAATATTAAATTCAGCGAAACCTGACTATCGGTGTCCAGTTCATTCAACCAGCCTTATAAAAATCACGATTTGCGTCGGCTAACGTCTCCGGCGTACAGCGCAACTCACCAATCATCAGCACATCGTTTTCACTACGCGCGTTGTTCGGGTCCAGACGGAACTGGCAAAGCAACTGATTACCGAAACGCACTTCCAGCGTGGGTGAACCGGCATTCATTTCCATGGAGAAAAAGCCGTCGACTTCACTCACGCCACGACTGGCGTGATTGATGATGTGATGGCCCTTGAGCGGCTTGCCTTGGGGGTCGACAAGACGGCCGAGTACGGTGACGGTTTTGCTGATGGTGATCTTGCGGTACTCCACGCCGCCCTTGTTCAGGTGATAGCTGGAGCGTGGCGGCTGGATGCTCGCGGCAGGCACGTGATTGCCTTCGAAATCGAAGCTCACCGAGCTGCTTTTGTAAGCCGTAAGGGGTACAAAGTTGCGCCCTGGCCGCAGCACCGCGCTGCCGCCGCTCAAGTCGTCGGCGCGCAAGGCAATGCCGTCGAGGTCCGACTCCACGTCGATGATCATGCCCGCGCCCTCACGGTGGGCCTGGCTGGTGATGACCATTTTCCGCGCACCGACCGCGAACGTGCTGTCCAGATTGAGGCCGCCTGTGAGGTCATTGTTGTAGGAAGAACGCTGGATAAAGCCGTCACCGTTGACCAGGTCCGATTGCATCATCGCCATGGCGGACATGCCCACGCCATAAGTGTCGGTGGTCGCCGTTGCCGAGACACTTTGCAGCACGTGATTCTGGAGTTCTTTGCGATAGGTGATCGACGCGTTGTTGTCACGCTCACCGTCACGGGCCGTACGGGTACCGATACTGCCGGACAGTTGTCCCCCAGGTCCGCCCAACTCAATGTTGAGGCTCAAATCGACCCCGCGATTACGGTGGTCTCCGGAACTGAAACTGCCCGGACGATCAAACAGGGAGAGCCGCCAGTTGGCGTCGCTGCCAAACAGCTCGCTGCGCTGGGTCCACCCCAGATCCACGCCGGTGCCTTCGGTATTGCCCTGGCTATGTGATACCCGGGCGCTGACGGAGTTTTTTTGGCTCAAGCGGTGGTTGAGCGATAAAGAGGACTGGCTGGCCTGGCCGACAAACACGTTGCGCTGTCGCACTCGCGTGCCATCGGGCAGGGTGTCGTAGAGGCGGGTCGTGTCGAGCCAGCTACGGTTATGGCTGGCGACGACGCTGCCCTTGCCGTAAGAGTACAAACCTTGCACATCAAGGCCCGTGCCGTAGTTCTCAGTCTGATAGACGTTGGCAAACAAGCTGGCATTATCGACGACCGCCCAGTCGACCGAAGAGCCGAATTGCAATGTATCGCGCACCTGCCGACTACTCATGCCGAGGATCACCCGCGGGTGCAACAAGAAGTTGAGCGCCGCGCCGGCGGTCAAATCGCCGTCGTCCTGCTCTTCCCAGTTGCTCAGCAGTTTTGATTCACGGCCGGCAAACAAACTGTAGCGCCAGCGTTCGTCGTGATGGCGCCAGTTGTTCGGTTTGTAGACCAGTTCCTGAGTGCTGGAGGTGATTTTTCCGTCTTCAATCAGTCGCACTTCCACTTCATAAATCCCCCCGGGCAGCGATCGGGTGTCGAGCGTCTGCAATCCAGCGGGCACGGCTTGCGAGTTGATCAGCAAACCGTTGCGGTAGATTTCCACGGAGCCCTGGCGATTGGCCGTGACGTAAATGGGATAAACCGCCGGTTTGGGGTTGTTGATGACCAGACTGTCGGAACTGCCATACATGACACCTAATGAGGTGTCGGGACCTGCGCCGAACGAGCGTGGTTGACGGGTCAAGCCTTCAGTGGCGGGCGTGAAGTATCCGAGGCGCAGAAAACTGCCTTCCAGTTCACGTTGGGTGTAAAGACTGTGCACGGCGTGGTAAAGCGAGTGGTCGACTCCCCCCGTGCGGGACAATTGCACGTTGGCGGTCTGGGTCCAATTGCCCAGGCTGCTGCTGGCCTCCAGGCCGTATCGCCCGCCCAGGTCCTGGTTCTGACCGCCATTGAGGTTCAATTGATTGCGCACGATCAGGCCGCTACTACCGCCGTCGGGCAACTGGTAATAACGCTGCAGCTGATCGTCGTGCTCGGCATTTTCCGTAAGGATCGAGACCATCGAATTTTCCAGGCTGTAATGCACAGCCAGCAATTGTTCCGGGCACTGGCCCTGACAACTGCCGAGTAATACGCCTTGCTTGAGGTAATTCGACCAGATGTCCCGTTGATCGGGTTTAATCCGGCTGTCGCGGACGTCAGTAAAATCCATAAGGGTGATGCGATCATCGCGGCTCAGCACGACCATCGCCTCCCCGACAAACTGTTGATCAAGTTCCACTCGCACCGCCAACGGCACATCAAAAAAGTGCTCTTCGAACTCGGCCGG
The Pseudomonas sp. MYb327 DNA segment above includes these coding regions:
- a CDS encoding CS1 type fimbrial major subunit; protein product: MFKKIAFAAPLAVLALSSSAVFAAGEARHSINLVAHVPTNGFYVVPVDPDLVNKDQRMDYVPSKGTMDEVNGFFDVRNNNGSVHASLESVPKLIGGASEIGLQVALNNVVLTTTPQMVVGETESNVNYRAPLNIKALGTTFAPGDYTGAVTMMFDAVPPAP
- a CDS encoding TcfC E-set like domain-containing protein → MFPMTPIAAALAFFLSASALAAPTDNGHSPRSLLAQAKGLPAEFEEHFFDVPLAVRVELDQQFVGEAMVVLSRDDRITLMDFTDVRDSRIKPDQRDIWSNYLKQGVLLGSCQGQCPEQLLAVHYSLENSMVSILTENAEHDDQLQRYYQLPDGGSSGLIVRNQLNLNGGQNQDLGGRYGLEASSSLGNWTQTANVQLSRTGGVDHSLYHAVHSLYTQRELEGSFLRLGYFTPATEGLTRQPRSFGAGPDTSLGVMYGSSDSLVINNPKPAVYPIYVTANRQGSVEIYRNGLLINSQAVPAGLQTLDTRSLPGGIYEVEVRLIEDGKITSSTQELVYKPNNWRHHDERWRYSLFAGRESKLLSNWEEQDDGDLTAGAALNFLLHPRVILGMSSRQVRDTLQFGSSVDWAVVDNASLFANVYQTENYGTGLDVQGLYSYGKGSVVASHNRSWLDTTRLYDTLPDGTRVRQRNVFVGQASQSSLSLNHRLSQKNSVSARVSHSQGNTEGTGVDLGWTQRSELFGSDANWRLSLFDRPGSFSSGDHRNRGVDLSLNIELGGPGGQLSGSIGTRTARDGERDNNASITYRKELQNHVLQSVSATATTDTYGVGMSAMAMMQSDLVNGDGFIQRSSYNNDLTGGLNLDSTFAVGARKMVITSQAHREGAGMIIDVESDLDGIALRADDLSGGSAVLRPGRNFVPLTAYKSSSVSFDFEGNHVPAASIQPPRSSYHLNKGGVEYRKITISKTVTVLGRLVDPQGKPLKGHHIINHASRGVSEVDGFFSMEMNAGSPTLEVRFGNQLLCQFRLDPNNARSENDVLMIGELRCTPETLADANRDFYKAG
- a CDS encoding molecular chaperone, which encodes MKRLWLLLGMSGISLAVQAGPQINVGTVYDYLDSDKSTYLKRVYNSGDSTAFVKVNILEIIYDADGSHREIPVATQADGSGRNGLMASPARLIVPAKGMQGTRLLLMGDRDTERYFRVRFVPVVPEKEDEFAVSSEERDAYKENLSAGVNVMTGFGTVFFVRPKNSRFDSVIDDSAGVYRLRNNGNTVVVIDEFRNCSLKNETECEPTTKHHVLAGKSFEFEKKPGREYRFNLIEGADKKALRIASQ
- a CDS encoding CS1-pili formation C-terminal domain-containing protein, which codes for MFPMTPIAAALALLLCSSAFAAPTSVDNTPRSLLAQAKGLPAEFEEHFFDVPLAVRVELDQQPLGEAMIVLSRDDRVTLLDFTDTSESRFGATERQTWADILKPGVALGACTGQCPEQMLAVHYNLENSLLSIVTENAERDSEAKRYFDQPEGGSSGLMVRNQLNLNGGQDQDLGGRFGLEASGSLGNWSQTFNIQLARLGGPDDKTYHAVHELFTQRELEGSFFRLGYFTPNSEGLTRQPRSFGTSPDTAVGVMYGSSDSLAIDSPKPSVYPVYVTANRQASVEIYRDGLLINTQSVPAGLQTLDTRPLPGGIYEVEVRLIEDGQITSTIQELIYKPSNWRNHDDRWRYNLFAGQESKLLSNWDQQSSGDATAGASINYLLHPRVILGLSARQVREKLQYGSSIDWTLGNSTSVYANLYQTEDHGTGADLQGLYNYGSGSLVISHNRSWLDTTNTYETLPDGTRVRQRNVFTGQTSNSSLALNHRISRKNSLNARVSHSEGNVEGVGIDLGWTQRTQLFGSDANWRLSLFDRPGSYSSGDARNRGVDLSINMALGSPGQQISGSIGSRTARDGSRDTNASLGFRKDLQDHVLQSVSVTALTDTYGVGLSSLANFRTDEINGDGFIQRSSFNNKFTGGVNLDSTLVVGAQRMALTSQHQGRGAGMIVDVESDIDGIALRADDLSGGSAALRPGRNFIPLTAYKNSSVSFDFEGNHVPAASIEPARTRYHLNKGGVEYRKVRVMKTLTVLGRLLDPQGRPLKGHHVINHASRGVSEVDGFFSMEMNAGSPTLQVRYADQLLCQFRLDVDKHRSENNVLMIGDLRCSPDTLADATHNAETAG
- a CDS encoding molecular chaperone, yielding MKRLLALFGFSMFSHAALAAPQINVGVVYDYLDGDKSSYLKRVFNGGDSTAFVKINILEIIYDADGKAREIPLVNQADGTSRDGLMASPARLIVPADGMQGSRLLYVGEREKERYFRVRYIPVVPEKEDEFAVSAQEKEDYKKNLSAGVNVLAGYGTVFFVRPKETRFDSVIENDAGQYRIRNNGNSVVVIEEFKDCSIKNELECQPPSKHHILPGRSFQFEKQAGRHYRFTMVEGSKNQNLDVKG
- a CDS encoding CS1 type fimbrial major subunit: MIKQSAFALCVGVMTCAQVFAAREERTFEVQVDIPTLGFYVTPAETNWIHLEQTLPWNLNTSRLDGLRKNFDVKHDTSAIEARLDAEPYLFNGREDQSIYLRVSFNGQELSHDPKPRQVVSAAQARAGGRFALEIQPKVPAGGYKPGTYYGTVQLIFSAAAP
- a CDS encoding CS1 type fimbrial major subunit, producing MFKKWITVTSMVCLTLASVCAFALVERETFEVSVTVPVAEFYVLPVDPGWMGVEQELHWNLTTQELSSLRKYFDVKNANGGIVARLSAEPYISNGRDVDNIALEVMFNRIKLTVDNAEVISELDGKTGKRVELLIAAVRPDDGYKPGVYYGSVHMIFEALAP